TATACTGAAGAATTAAAAGCAATCGACGAAAAAAATATGATTTGAATTACCGCAGTGGGTAATGGAATGGATTAAAATGATTAATGTAAAGCAAATACCAGAATTTAATAAAGCTCTTCCGCTGATAGAGACCATTGAAGACGCGGGATATGAAGCTTACTTTGTCGGAGGTGGCGTGAGAGATACGCTCCTGAATCTATCAATTTCAGATGTCGATATTGCCAGCAGTGCGACACCTGATGAAATTCAGCGTATTTTTCCAATAACTTTTGATGTTGGCATTAAACATGGAACGGTTATGGTTTTGAATGATAAAGAAACATACGAAATAACCACATTTAGAACTGAATCGAAATATGAAAAATTTAGACGTCCAGAAAAAGTGGACTATGTCCGAAGTCTGCAAGAAGATTTGAAACGACGTGACTTTACGATTAACGCTATCGCGCTTAGTCGGACAGGTGTTATTAAGGATCCCTTTGATGGACAAGAGGATATAAAAGCAAAGTTGATTCGTGCAGTGGGAAATCCGGTTGAACGATTTAGAGAAGATGCCTTACGTATGATGCGCGCGGCTCGTTTTGTCAGTCAACTTGGATTTGAAATTGAAGCGGAGACGAAAGAAGCAGTTGTTGATTATCACCCCTTACTTTCCAAAATTGCTATCGAACGCGTTCGCGAAGAATTTGTAAAGTTACTGATGGGGCGCAACCGCAAAGGTGGCCTTAAGTTTTTTGTTGAAACCCGTCTCTTTCATATGTGTCCCGGCTTTCAAAATAAGCATGAGGAATTGATAGATTTAGCACTTTTTCCAATGCAATTTAAGACATCGTTATCTGCGTGGACGACTCTTCTTTATTTCTTCTCTGTTCCACAAGAAAATGTAGATAGCTTCTTACGTGGTTGGAAACTGTCTAATAATGAAATCAGTAATATTCAAAAAGCTTATCGTGCACTAATCATAAGATTTGATAAATTTTGGGATTATCCATTATTATTTGAGACAGGAATCGAAATTGCAACTGAAATCGAAGAGCTAATCACCGGTTTTGGTTTCACAAATGATAGTAATCGTTTGCTGGCCCTCGATAAAACAATGCCAATTCACAGAATTCAAGACATGGCTATTAACGGTAAAGAAGTAATGGCTCTCTTGGATACGCATCGCGGCGGTCCTTACTTAGGGGAGATTCTTGCAGATGTTAAACAACGTATTCTCACTGAAAGACTTGAAAATAACAAAGCAGTCATTAGTGAATTTATTGATAAGAGG
This genomic interval from Jeotgalibaca porci contains the following:
- a CDS encoding CCA tRNA nucleotidyltransferase, which translates into the protein MINVKQIPEFNKALPLIETIEDAGYEAYFVGGGVRDTLLNLSISDVDIASSATPDEIQRIFPITFDVGIKHGTVMVLNDKETYEITTFRTESKYEKFRRPEKVDYVRSLQEDLKRRDFTINAIALSRTGVIKDPFDGQEDIKAKLIRAVGNPVERFREDALRMMRAARFVSQLGFEIEAETKEAVVDYHPLLSKIAIERVREEFVKLLMGRNRKGGLKFFVETRLFHMCPGFQNKHEELIDLALFPMQFKTSLSAWTTLLYFFSVPQENVDSFLRGWKLSNNEISNIQKAYRALIIRFDKFWDYPLLFETGIEIATEIEELITGFGFTNDSNRLLALDKTMPIHRIQDMAINGKEVMALLDTHRGGPYLGEILADVKQRILTERLENNKAVISEFIDKRRLIYLDEVMMKSYTVTEEETAEHVGSGDLAVLSSPSLIAYMENCCKEMMKDLLNEGETSVGTFVTMKHSAPSKVGAVIVIEARIKELSGSKYSFSIVAKDSDEIIAQGEHTRVIVKSERFMKNVTK